From the genome of Sulfitobacter sp. DSM 110093, one region includes:
- a CDS encoding LysM peptidoglycan-binding domain-containing protein: protein MFKGLGRFGGMGAMAAGAFAAAVLALGAWIGSKRAGPEDAPQTAVAVVPERDATPENATLAPNAVQGVSLGPKGEAATEPQPDAPLETAEQPAAPAFDEVRRESDGMTVIAGRATPGSTVLVLKDGKEVASATADGAGKFATLAIIPPSETGHVLTLLGQDGETKIASEEEIILTPSAPKNAPVEMAEANPAPEESPVDLIQNDAEQVAGEIDRESGTAEVATEDTGEAEVKSETSDAMPRFGTEVDMAEAAAPQNSDAETMAATDGNAPPVGSIPNQATPLAGTATAEPEDTDAQTQTPATTATPLTGTGTAGAEAELPKAQGSATGPSAQTDSATVTAQATPVAGTGTAEADETAPLDQDRAEGEAGEASGTPAQAQATPLAGTGAAEGESTAPSEPDSAAEMVDQPAVASAEVTSSAETGTAVENDAAGAAPNAPPEPSSVAESTIPQPAEPTPTPERDAGTAPALPAAPAPVLKSTAEGVERIDTAPPQVMTNVALDTIGYSDEGDVQLAGRAQPDTREVRVYLDNNAVISLPVDQQGRWRGDLPDVDEGVYTLRVDELSRGGDVTSRVETPFKRESAENLAAASAGLSGPLAAVTVQKGDTLWAISRTRYGDPLLYVKVFEANSGNIRDPDLIYPGQVFDLPEEPESE from the coding sequence ATGTTCAAGGGACTTGGCCGGTTTGGCGGCATGGGGGCGATGGCGGCGGGCGCCTTTGCCGCGGCGGTGCTTGCACTTGGGGCGTGGATCGGCAGCAAACGCGCCGGGCCGGAAGACGCGCCGCAAACCGCTGTTGCCGTGGTGCCCGAACGCGATGCCACGCCAGAAAATGCCACGCTTGCCCCGAATGCCGTGCAGGGCGTGTCTCTTGGCCCTAAGGGGGAGGCCGCGACAGAACCCCAGCCAGATGCGCCCCTTGAAACCGCTGAGCAGCCCGCAGCGCCTGCCTTTGACGAGGTGCGCCGCGAGAGCGATGGCATGACTGTAATCGCAGGCCGTGCGACGCCGGGCAGCACCGTGTTGGTGCTAAAAGATGGCAAGGAAGTCGCCAGCGCGACCGCCGATGGCGCGGGCAAATTTGCAACCCTTGCGATCATCCCGCCAAGTGAGACAGGTCATGTGCTGACGCTTTTGGGGCAGGATGGTGAGACCAAAATTGCATCGGAAGAAGAGATCATCCTTACCCCCTCCGCCCCAAAGAATGCACCAGTTGAGATGGCAGAGGCGAACCCCGCGCCTGAGGAAAGCCCGGTTGATCTGATACAGAACGATGCGGAGCAGGTGGCCGGAGAGATAGACCGCGAGAGTGGCACTGCTGAGGTTGCCACGGAGGATACGGGTGAGGCAGAGGTTAAATCTGAAACCTCCGACGCTATGCCGCGTTTTGGAACTGAAGTGGATATGGCCGAAGCGGCGGCCCCGCAAAACAGTGACGCAGAGACGATGGCTGCGACGGATGGCAATGCACCACCTGTGGGTTCAATACCTAACCAAGCGACGCCTTTAGCGGGTACTGCGACCGCTGAACCTGAAGACACCGATGCGCAAACCCAGACACCTGCCACCACTGCCACGCCGCTGACCGGGACAGGCACCGCTGGGGCTGAAGCCGAGCTTCCGAAAGCCCAAGGCAGCGCGACCGGGCCTTCAGCCCAAACAGATAGCGCCACTGTAACGGCTCAAGCGACACCGGTGGCAGGGACCGGCACCGCTGAGGCTGACGAGACTGCTCCGTTAGATCAGGACCGCGCCGAGGGTGAGGCAGGCGAAGCCAGCGGCACGCCTGCTCAGGCTCAGGCCACACCGCTTGCAGGTACCGGCGCTGCCGAGGGCGAGAGCACCGCGCCTTCGGAACCAGACAGCGCTGCTGAAATGGTGGATCAGCCTGCTGTCGCCTCGGCTGAGGTTACATCATCGGCTGAGACAGGAACCGCAGTAGAAAACGACGCGGCAGGGGCGGCGCCGAATGCGCCCCCCGAACCCTCCAGCGTCGCGGAAAGCACCATCCCTCAACCCGCAGAACCGACCCCAACACCAGAGCGGGACGCCGGGACCGCCCCCGCCTTGCCTGCTGCACCAGCGCCGGTGCTGAAATCCACCGCAGAAGGGGTTGAGCGGATCGACACCGCGCCGCCGCAGGTCATGACCAATGTTGCGCTTGATACCATCGGCTATTCCGACGAAGGCGATGTGCAACTTGCGGGCCGCGCGCAGCCAGATACCCGCGAAGTCCGCGTTTACCTCGACAATAACGCGGTGATCAGCCTTCCGGTGGATCAACAGGGCCGGTGGCGTGGCGATCTGCCTGATGTGGACGAGGGTGTTTATACCCTGCGCGTGGATGAGCTTTCTCGCGGGGGCGATGTGACCAGCCGGGTGGAGACACCCTTCAAGCGCGAATCTGCGGAAAATCTTGCGGCTGCCTCTGCTGGTTTGTCCGGTCCGCTGGCGGCTGTGACAGTGCAAAAGGGCGATACCCTCTGGGCGATTTCGCGCACGCGCTACGGTGATCCATTGCTTTACGTGAAGGTGTTCGAGGCCAATAGCGGCAACATCCGCGACCCGGATCTGATCTACCCCGGACAGGTTTTCGATCTGCCCGAAGAACCCGAATCGGAGTGA
- a CDS encoding TIGR00730 family Rossman fold protein, with the protein MQHSVCVYCGSRPGDDGAFTRDAETLGRGLAEAGLRLVYGAGDVGLMGSVARAAQQAGGDTFGVIPAHLVAWEVGKTDLTRYIVTETMHERKKVMFMNSDAVAVLPGGAGSLDELFEVLTWRQLGLHEKPIFLVNTNGYWDPFMSLMNHVVDHGFADKSLLDYVTVVADADAALSALRRALS; encoded by the coding sequence ATGCAACATTCTGTCTGTGTCTATTGCGGCTCTCGCCCCGGCGACGACGGGGCCTTTACCCGTGACGCCGAAACACTGGGCCGTGGTTTGGCCGAAGCTGGGCTGCGGCTGGTCTATGGCGCGGGCGATGTGGGCCTGATGGGCAGTGTCGCACGGGCGGCGCAGCAGGCAGGTGGCGATACCTTTGGCGTGATCCCCGCACATCTGGTGGCATGGGAAGTCGGTAAGACCGATCTGACCCGCTACATCGTGACCGAGACGATGCATGAACGTAAGAAAGTGATGTTCATGAACAGCGATGCGGTGGCGGTTTTGCCGGGCGGCGCAGGGTCACTGGATGAGCTTTTCGAGGTCCTGACATGGCGGCAATTGGGCCTCCATGAAAAACCTATCTTCCTTGTGAATACAAATGGTTATTGGGATCCCTTCATGTCATTGATGAACCATGTCGTTGACCATGGTTTCGCGGATAAGTCTCTGCTGGATTACGTGACCGTAGTTGCGGATGCCGATGCCGCCCTCAGCGCCCTGCGCCGCGCTTTGTCTTGA
- the rarD gene encoding EamA family transporter RarD: MTDTTKGFAAMIAACCVWGLSSIFYKMLAHVPAAEVLAHRTLWSLAFFVVVLTVQGRLRSIFSAMAGPRAFGLLAIAAIMIATNWYIFIWSVQNGQATEAALGYYIFPLVSVLLGRLVFAEQLNRVQLSAVGLVTVAVALLTFGLGSAPWLAVMIAASFGLYGLAKKRLAVGPVVSVTAEVLLLSPLAVLVLWQTGDNGAGAFGASFRDTALLMLAGPITATPLILFSYAARRLSMATAGLLSYINPTLQFFCAVVLFREPFTGWHVQAFVLIWCALALYSVTTFRQDKARRRALRAASASATTVT; encoded by the coding sequence ATGACAGACACCACCAAAGGGTTCGCCGCCATGATCGCGGCCTGCTGCGTTTGGGGGTTGTCGTCAATTTTCTACAAAATGCTCGCGCATGTGCCCGCCGCCGAGGTCTTGGCCCATCGTACCCTGTGGTCATTGGCCTTTTTTGTGGTGGTTCTGACAGTGCAGGGGCGGTTACGGTCCATCTTTTCTGCCATGGCCGGGCCGCGTGCATTCGGCCTGTTGGCCATCGCTGCGATAATGATCGCGACGAATTGGTATATTTTTATCTGGTCTGTGCAGAACGGGCAGGCGACCGAGGCCGCTTTAGGCTATTATATCTTTCCACTGGTGTCTGTGCTGCTGGGGCGGTTGGTCTTTGCTGAGCAGCTAAACCGCGTGCAGCTTTCTGCGGTGGGGCTGGTGACCGTCGCAGTGGCGCTGCTGACCTTTGGGTTGGGAAGCGCGCCTTGGCTGGCGGTGATGATCGCAGCGTCATTCGGGCTTTATGGCCTCGCGAAAAAGCGGCTGGCCGTGGGGCCGGTGGTATCTGTCACCGCCGAAGTGCTTCTGCTGTCACCGCTTGCTGTCTTGGTCCTGTGGCAAACGGGTGACAATGGTGCCGGAGCTTTTGGCGCGTCATTTCGCGATACGGCGCTGCTGATGCTGGCCGGCCCGATCACGGCGACACCGCTGATCCTGTTCAGCTATGCCGCCCGACGGCTGTCGATGGCGACCGCAGGATTGTTAAGCTACATCAATCCGACCCTACAGTTTTTCTGCGCCGTGGTCTTGTTCCGCGAACCATTTACCGGCTGGCATGTGCAAGCCTTCGTGCTGATCTGGTGCGCGCTAGCGCTTTATTCCGTGACCACGTTCCGTCAAGACAAAGCGCGGCGCAGGGCGCTGAGGGCGGCATCGGCATCCGCAACTACGGTCACGTAA
- a CDS encoding host attachment family protein, with product MTKLSQDTWVLIADGEKALFLQNHTDGDDPYLQVVRKEEQENPPAREQAANRPGRMSDGPSGHRSAFDDTDWHELEKERFAKDLSDILYKLAHKGRYERIVLVAPPAVLGDLRDNLHKEVQSKVVGEIPKTLTNHPIDEIEKIVAGELAEA from the coding sequence ATGACCAAACTTAGCCAAGACACATGGGTGCTGATCGCGGATGGCGAAAAGGCGTTGTTCCTGCAAAACCATACTGATGGTGACGACCCCTATCTTCAGGTTGTGCGCAAGGAAGAGCAGGAAAATCCACCTGCGCGCGAACAAGCTGCCAATCGCCCCGGACGGATGAGCGATGGGCCAAGCGGCCATCGGTCTGCCTTTGATGATACGGACTGGCATGAGTTGGAAAAAGAACGTTTTGCCAAGGATTTGTCCGATATTCTTTACAAACTCGCGCATAAAGGCCGCTATGAGCGGATCGTTCTAGTGGCGCCGCCTGCGGTGCTTGGGGATCTGCGCGACAATCTGCACAAAGAGGTGCAAAGCAAAGTCGTGGGAGAGATTCCCAAGACCCTGACCAACCATCCCATTGATGAGATCGAAAAGATCGTCGCGGGGGAGTTGGCCGAGGCCTGA
- a CDS encoding superoxide dismutase, translating into MAFQLPDLPYAHDALASKGMSKETLEYHHDKHHNAYVTNGNKAIEDTEWEGKTLEEIIKGTYDPKAVAQSGIFNNISQLWNHNQFWEMMSPEDNKMPGELEKAITESFGSVDKFKDEFKAAGAGQFGSGWAWLVKDTDGGLKVTKTENGVNPVCFGQTALLGCDVWEHSYYIDFRNARPDYLSNFLDNLVNWDNVASRL; encoded by the coding sequence ATGGCTTTTCAACTTCCCGATCTTCCCTATGCCCATGATGCGCTTGCATCCAAAGGCATGTCCAAGGAAACGCTGGAATACCACCACGACAAGCACCACAACGCTTATGTGACCAACGGCAACAAAGCGATCGAAGACACCGAGTGGGAGGGCAAGACCCTCGAAGAGATCATCAAAGGCACCTATGATCCCAAGGCCGTGGCTCAGAGCGGTATCTTCAACAACATCAGCCAGTTGTGGAACCACAACCAGTTTTGGGAAATGATGAGCCCAGAAGATAACAAGATGCCCGGTGAGCTGGAAAAAGCCATCACCGAAAGCTTTGGTTCGGTCGACAAGTTCAAGGACGAGTTCAAAGCCGCAGGCGCGGGTCAGTTCGGCTCTGGTTGGGCGTGGCTTGTCAAAGACACCGATGGCGGCCTGAAAGTCACCAAAACCGAAAACGGCGTGAACCCCGTTTGCTTTGGTCAGACTGCACTGCTGGGCTGTGACGTATGGGAGCACTCCTACTACATCGACTTCCGCAACGCGCGTCCCGACTACCTGTCGAACTTCCTCGACAATCTTGTGAACTGGGACAACGTCGCCTCGCGTCTGTGA
- a CDS encoding sarcosine oxidase subunit gamma family protein encodes MSEAMTALKNVRYDAGIATISEVGPLGMITIRGDLDAPFLRKVVKKVVGLDLPNRSMCNSDGASGVAWMSPDELMLMCPHAQVPEVLARLHAAFEDTHTLAVDVTGARAVFRVEGPHAREVLAKLAPVDLSPAQFTPGMFRRTRMGQVAAAFWLLDDGAFQVVCFRSVAQYMFDQLKGAAQPGSAVGHFKGT; translated from the coding sequence ATGTCTGAAGCCATGACCGCCCTGAAGAACGTGCGTTATGACGCGGGAATTGCAACGATTTCAGAGGTTGGCCCTCTGGGGATGATCACCATTCGTGGCGATCTGGATGCCCCCTTCCTGCGCAAAGTCGTCAAGAAGGTCGTAGGGCTTGATCTGCCCAATCGCAGCATGTGCAACAGCGACGGTGCGTCGGGGGTGGCTTGGATGTCGCCGGATGAACTGATGCTTATGTGCCCCCACGCACAGGTTCCCGAGGTGCTGGCGCGGCTTCATGCCGCCTTTGAGGATACCCATACGCTAGCGGTTGACGTCACAGGCGCGCGGGCGGTGTTTCGCGTCGAAGGCCCACATGCGCGCGAGGTGCTGGCCAAACTCGCGCCCGTTGATCTTTCTCCTGCTCAGTTCACCCCCGGCATGTTCCGCCGCACCCGCATGGGGCAGGTCGCCGCCGCCTTTTGGCTGTTGGATGACGGGGCCTTTCAGGTGGTCTGCTTCCGTTCTGTCGCGCAATATATGTTTGACCAGCTAAAGGGCGCGGCCCAGCCCGGCAGCGCAGTGGGGCATTTCAAAGGGACGTAA